From Myxococcaceae bacterium JPH2, the proteins below share one genomic window:
- a CDS encoding HAMP domain-containing protein yields the protein MRLRTRLALAFALLALVPLAVVVPLTLSRLRETLSREQTARMGAATTSAQESLERSATTVRRAVEELVESPAMEDLAREARERPMLAIQAGTAEALMKSRGLTVLTLFDRSGTVLSSGHLPARRGDPDPALFAVTRAAPERPVPVRVEVRTTAGLRQALALVSARPVDYGDARLWAVGGVLLDDGLAQHLSRLTQAEVTLLAGDTTLAHAGSAEAPTVERLLPLGDAASVRLTFSRAAAREAVQGVMRAFLLLAALGMAFAALLGLLVSRWMTRPVEALTSGARRVAEGALDVQVTTEASGELGELVRAFNHMTSELQATTERLMASERIAAWQEVARRLAHEIKNPLTPIRMSLETLLAAQASAHPSFPTLFKESAGVVLEEVDRLRRIVDEFSHFARLPKPQLTRVDLGELTQSVLALYASPPEGIQLLPAVQEGVVARADRDQLTQVLVNLVKNAEEAMAQKGGALRVRVKGTDSDAVIEVEDSGPGIPPEHRARIFEPYFTTKDGGTGLGLAIAARILQEHGGKLEVSGEPGQGARFTVVLPRANI from the coding sequence ATGCGGTTGAGGACTCGTCTGGCGCTGGCTTTCGCGCTGCTCGCCCTGGTGCCGCTTGCCGTGGTGGTGCCGCTCACGCTGTCGCGCCTGCGCGAGACGCTGTCTCGCGAGCAGACAGCCCGCATGGGCGCGGCCACCACCTCCGCGCAGGAGTCACTGGAGCGCTCGGCCACCACCGTGCGACGTGCGGTCGAAGAACTGGTGGAGAGCCCGGCCATGGAGGACCTCGCCCGCGAAGCGCGCGAGCGTCCCATGCTCGCCATCCAGGCCGGCACCGCCGAGGCCCTGATGAAGAGCCGAGGCCTCACGGTGCTCACGCTCTTCGACCGAAGTGGCACCGTCCTGTCATCCGGGCACCTGCCCGCGCGGCGCGGCGACCCCGACCCCGCCCTCTTCGCAGTCACGCGCGCCGCGCCGGAGCGCCCCGTTCCTGTGCGCGTCGAGGTACGCACCACGGCCGGGCTGCGACAGGCCCTGGCGCTCGTCTCGGCACGGCCGGTGGACTACGGAGACGCGCGCCTGTGGGCCGTGGGCGGAGTCCTGCTGGATGACGGGCTGGCCCAGCACTTGTCCCGCCTCACGCAAGCCGAAGTGACGCTGCTCGCGGGAGACACCACGCTGGCCCACGCAGGCAGCGCCGAGGCCCCCACGGTGGAGCGCCTGCTACCGCTGGGCGACGCGGCCTCGGTGCGCCTCACCTTCAGCCGGGCAGCGGCGAGAGAGGCCGTGCAAGGCGTCATGCGGGCCTTCCTCCTCCTGGCCGCGCTGGGCATGGCCTTCGCCGCGCTGCTGGGCCTGCTCGTGTCGCGCTGGATGACTCGGCCGGTGGAGGCCCTCACGTCCGGAGCGCGGCGAGTCGCCGAGGGCGCGCTGGACGTGCAGGTGACAACGGAAGCCTCAGGCGAGTTGGGCGAGCTGGTCCGCGCGTTCAACCACATGACCTCCGAGCTGCAAGCCACCACCGAGCGGCTGATGGCCAGTGAGCGCATCGCCGCCTGGCAGGAGGTGGCGAGGCGACTGGCGCACGAGATCAAGAACCCGCTCACCCCCATCCGCATGTCACTGGAGACGCTGTTGGCCGCGCAGGCCTCGGCGCATCCCAGCTTCCCCACCCTCTTCAAGGAGAGCGCGGGCGTGGTGCTGGAAGAGGTGGATCGCCTGCGACGCATCGTGGACGAGTTCAGCCACTTCGCCCGACTGCCCAAGCCACAGCTCACGCGAGTGGACCTGGGCGAGCTGACCCAGAGCGTCCTGGCGCTGTACGCCTCTCCACCCGAGGGCATTCAGTTGCTGCCCGCGGTGCAGGAGGGCGTGGTGGCGAGAGCCGACCGGGATCAGCTCACCCAGGTGCTGGTGAACCTGGTGAAGAACGCCGAGGAGGCGATGGCGCAGAAAGGTGGCGCCTTGCGCGTGCGCGTGAAGGGCACGGACTCGGACGCCGTCATCGAGGTGGAGGACAGCGGCCCCGGCATCCCGCCCGAGCACCGCGCTCGCATCTTCGAGCCCTACTTCACCACCAAGGACGGCGGCACCGGCCTGGGGCTCGCCATCGCGGCGAGAATCCTCCAGGAGCACGGCGGCAAGCTGGAGGTCAGTGGCGAACCCGGCCAGGGCGCACGCTTCACGGTGGTGCTGCCCCGCGCGAACATCTGA
- the raiA gene encoding ribosome-associated translation inhibitor RaiA, whose amino-acid sequence MKVLLRGVHLKLTDSIRAYVDEHLVSHLERFAEDEAAEIDISLVDVNGPKGGVDKECRATVSLPNLPIVHVTEAAETLFQAIDATRDRLERALQRTVDRRRDTPSEGLPQDLAANVPTY is encoded by the coding sequence ATGAAGGTGTTGCTGCGAGGAGTGCACCTGAAGCTGACCGACTCGATTCGCGCCTATGTCGACGAGCATCTGGTGAGCCATCTGGAGCGGTTCGCGGAGGACGAGGCGGCGGAGATCGACATCTCGCTGGTGGACGTCAACGGGCCCAAGGGTGGCGTGGACAAGGAGTGCCGGGCGACGGTGAGCCTGCCCAACCTCCCGATTGTGCATGTCACGGAGGCGGCTGAGACGCTGTTCCAGGCCATCGACGCGACGCGTGACCGGTTGGAGCGAGCGCTCCAGCGCACGGTGGACCGCCGCCGGGACACGCCTTCCGAAGGGCTGCCCCAGGACCTGGCGGCGAACGTCCCGACGTACTGA
- a CDS encoding DUF1460 domain-containing protein, producing the protein MMSAVVLVAALLSQAPARQNGWEGLTLAQRAALIASHADAPLSERLLSMSERFLNTPYVHSPLGEGQGVDPDPMFRLDAVDCLTFVEETLAMSLARDDAQVPSLLERIRYASVPTYEDRNHLMEAQWLPNNVHKGFLTDVTRRYGGSDVVSVAKTLTKQTWLSKSSRELVLPRERQPVGTFSLDMLPLARVLAHARDVPSGTLLVVLREDLPFKATRISHLGFVVQKRHRTYLRHASRGGYNRVVDEDLETFLARNARYDKWKVTGVSFYEPRRPPTDAAGVGMGAR; encoded by the coding sequence ATGATGTCGGCGGTCGTGCTTGTCGCGGCGCTGTTGTCCCAGGCTCCCGCGCGCCAGAACGGTTGGGAGGGCCTCACCCTCGCGCAGCGTGCCGCGCTCATCGCCTCGCACGCCGATGCGCCGCTCTCCGAGCGGCTGTTGTCCATGAGCGAGCGCTTCCTCAACACGCCCTATGTCCATTCGCCGCTGGGCGAGGGGCAGGGCGTGGATCCCGACCCGATGTTCCGCCTGGACGCGGTAGACTGCCTCACGTTCGTCGAGGAGACGCTGGCGATGAGCCTGGCGCGCGACGATGCCCAGGTGCCGTCGCTGCTCGAGCGGATCCGCTACGCGTCCGTGCCCACGTACGAGGACCGCAACCACCTCATGGAGGCGCAGTGGCTCCCGAACAACGTCCACAAGGGCTTCCTGACGGACGTGACGCGGCGCTACGGCGGCTCGGATGTGGTGTCCGTCGCCAAGACGCTCACGAAGCAGACGTGGCTGTCGAAGTCGTCGCGTGAGCTGGTGCTGCCCCGCGAGCGCCAGCCCGTGGGGACGTTCTCGCTCGACATGCTGCCCCTCGCGCGAGTGCTGGCGCATGCCCGCGATGTGCCCTCGGGCACGTTGCTCGTGGTGCTGCGCGAGGACTTGCCGTTCAAGGCCACGCGCATCTCCCATCTGGGCTTCGTGGTGCAGAAGCGGCACCGCACGTACCTGCGGCACGCCTCGCGCGGGGGCTACAACCGCGTGGTGGATGAGGACCTGGAGACGTTCCTCGCGCGCAATGCCCGGTACGACAAGTGGAAGGTCACGGGCGTCAGCTTCTACGAGCCGCGCCGCCCTCCCACGGATGCGGCGGGCGTGGGCATGGGCGCGCGCTGA
- a CDS encoding VCBS repeat-containing protein translates to MPLLLALAVAEPSSSTSEPSPITEATPALPRLARAVADAVRAASPEAPIAVSLNGGSVELRQAFGTLLASRLAAAGLAPVVLPAPTSDAVEAEARAQGARSLVRLTLDVDAGEVLARGDVLGTWVNFWSGRTPTRPPRPAAALSEGVEADPTVLALAAVRAPTQPPSGPPSRGVRLVGAVMARLDAPLAALGAGDLDGDGKDEIIALTEHTVSVYAADGRLLARQELVGMAPSPATTREPFGAVAVLGGPPRLAVWSSQHARGALFAFDRARAELHTLGVLDAVALGPRERGAPVPGQTAFLPDVKLAEGHGLTVPAPFTTASMAPPWRLFVHPDGTASLYARPGGVPSRLSGLGAGSALGDLDGDGVPELITTSPLLQPTPDVLRVVSLAHDAPLGREPLWQGSLPAGRALQVVTADLDGDKRRAVVVGLWKPDGTSELFLLRQGAP, encoded by the coding sequence GTGCCCCTGCTGCTCGCGCTCGCTGTGGCGGAGCCGTCTTCGTCCACCTCCGAGCCCAGCCCCATCACCGAGGCCACGCCCGCCCTGCCCCGATTGGCGCGGGCCGTGGCCGACGCGGTGCGCGCGGCGAGTCCCGAGGCGCCCATCGCAGTCTCGCTGAATGGCGGCTCGGTGGAGCTGCGCCAGGCCTTTGGCACCCTGCTCGCTTCGCGCCTGGCCGCGGCGGGACTGGCGCCGGTGGTGCTGCCTGCGCCGACCTCCGACGCGGTGGAGGCCGAGGCTCGCGCGCAGGGCGCACGCTCGCTCGTGCGACTCACGCTGGACGTGGACGCAGGCGAGGTGCTCGCTCGCGGAGACGTGCTGGGCACGTGGGTGAACTTCTGGTCGGGCCGCACGCCCACCCGCCCGCCGCGCCCGGCCGCCGCGTTGTCCGAGGGCGTGGAGGCGGATCCCACCGTGCTGGCGCTCGCGGCGGTGCGCGCGCCGACCCAGCCGCCCTCGGGTCCGCCGTCGCGGGGCGTGCGGTTGGTGGGCGCGGTCATGGCCCGGCTCGATGCGCCGCTCGCGGCCCTGGGCGCGGGAGACCTGGACGGCGATGGCAAGGATGAGATCATCGCCCTCACGGAGCACACGGTGTCCGTGTACGCGGCGGATGGGCGGCTCCTGGCCCGTCAGGAGCTGGTGGGCATGGCCCCGTCGCCGGCCACCACGCGCGAGCCGTTCGGCGCGGTGGCGGTGCTCGGAGGTCCGCCTCGGCTCGCGGTGTGGAGCAGTCAGCATGCGCGCGGCGCGCTCTTCGCGTTCGACCGCGCCCGCGCCGAGCTGCACACCCTGGGTGTCCTCGACGCCGTGGCGCTGGGGCCTCGTGAGCGAGGCGCGCCCGTACCAGGACAGACGGCGTTCCTCCCCGACGTGAAGCTGGCCGAGGGACATGGCCTCACCGTCCCCGCGCCCTTCACCACCGCGAGCATGGCGCCGCCCTGGCGTCTGTTCGTCCATCCGGACGGCACCGCATCGCTCTACGCGCGGCCGGGCGGAGTGCCCTCGCGGCTGAGCGGGCTGGGCGCGGGGAGCGCGCTGGGTGACCTCGATGGGGATGGAGTGCCTGAGCTGATCACCACGTCGCCGTTGCTCCAACCCACGCCGGACGTGCTGCGCGTGGTGTCGCTGGCCCATGACGCGCCCCTCGGACGCGAGCCGCTCTGGCAGGGCTCCTTGCCGGCCGGACGCGCGCTTCAGGTGGTGACGGCGGACCTGGACGGCGACAAGCGCCGGGCGGTCGTCGTTGGCCTCTGGAAGCCCGACGGCACCAGCGAGTTGTTCCTCCTGCGCCAAGGTGCGCCATGA
- a CDS encoding response regulator, translating to MGSERIKVLVVEDDGDSRELLAELLETDFEVRTAGDGLEGLRAFEAEPVDVVVTDESLPGMCGTELAQKVKEQAPHARVILVSGYAEVTGAEFCDVVLRKPIDVERLSAEVGNLGDAARQ from the coding sequence ATGGGCTCCGAGCGAATCAAGGTGTTGGTGGTGGAGGACGACGGCGACAGCCGCGAGCTGCTCGCGGAGTTGCTGGAGACCGACTTCGAGGTCCGCACCGCGGGAGATGGGCTGGAGGGCCTGCGCGCCTTCGAGGCAGAGCCCGTCGACGTGGTGGTGACGGACGAGTCGTTGCCGGGAATGTGCGGCACCGAGCTGGCGCAGAAGGTGAAAGAGCAAGCGCCACACGCGCGCGTCATCCTCGTGTCCGGCTACGCCGAGGTGACCGGCGCCGAGTTCTGCGACGTGGTGCTGCGCAAGCCCATCGACGTGGAGCGCCTGAGCGCCGAGGTGGGCAACCTGGGAGACGCGGCCCGGCAGTGA
- a CDS encoding cell division protein FtsK — protein sequence MVRLKFLVFAFLVLGLGLAHLPLLSEPLRARAVEGAAAQAASGAAEVSRRVEARRAEVQSLALKLAASPNVAAAVHALTPAPVAHNPRERNKPQDAEPELLPLTAERFAAVRTAAEAAVPKELQGVVIALVAGDASFHARAGGEASADAAALDAPALAKAGSTVVDAFGAAHAFASVPLRWGGESGNTPAVTLVVGAPLVAETLLQGSADVTGVAALALVQGDKVLGGVGKEKAAAEGSLAKLPVGSRDVVLSTGHLQALGPVMLPAFTSGDAMGGKAPLLVGARRALEGTTLEVVAVASTQAVLGALAAYQQSAVMGLAGLLGLALVWTLLMGSARSSQQDDAQGSGDTLGLSAAMAAQPMSVSAAPMESAPAPQAAPPSAFAPPAHDPFSAPPPAHAPQPFAAAEPFPFPAPPPVADPFAAMPPAPSAFAPPAHDPFSAPPPVADPFAARPPAPSAFAPPAQDPFSAPPPVADPFAARPPAPSAFAPPAHDPFSAPPPVADPFGAMPPSPSAFAPPAHDPFSAPPPVADPFAGADAFPFPAPPSPTYAQPQYAQPAMPFEPDPMAQPPAEAIATAAPRRGAFAFEDQPTAAYSLQQAADPFALAAAQSSEPLGNAETTRVAAIPRELLQASVRPQTSEAIPMPPPRGAAVPLPGLSPSGSAAAVALSEEQHFQEVFREFVTTRERCGEPADGLTYDKFQQKLRKNKEQLVQKYACKTVRFQVYVKEGKAALKATPVKD from the coding sequence ATGGTCCGCCTCAAGTTCCTCGTCTTCGCGTTCCTGGTCCTCGGACTGGGACTGGCACATCTCCCGCTCTTGTCGGAGCCCCTGCGCGCACGTGCGGTCGAGGGCGCCGCGGCGCAGGCCGCCTCGGGCGCCGCGGAGGTGTCCCGCCGCGTGGAGGCACGCCGCGCGGAGGTGCAGTCCCTCGCGCTGAAGCTGGCCGCGAGCCCCAATGTGGCCGCCGCGGTGCACGCGCTGACGCCCGCGCCGGTGGCGCACAATCCCCGCGAGCGCAACAAGCCCCAGGACGCCGAGCCGGAGCTGCTGCCGCTGACGGCCGAGCGCTTCGCCGCGGTGCGCACCGCCGCCGAGGCCGCTGTCCCCAAGGAGCTTCAGGGGGTGGTCATCGCGCTGGTGGCGGGCGACGCGAGCTTCCATGCGCGCGCCGGCGGTGAGGCCTCCGCGGATGCCGCCGCGCTGGACGCGCCCGCGCTCGCCAAGGCGGGCTCGACGGTGGTGGACGCCTTCGGTGCCGCGCATGCCTTCGCCTCGGTGCCGCTGCGGTGGGGCGGTGAGTCGGGCAACACGCCGGCCGTGACGCTCGTGGTGGGCGCGCCGCTGGTGGCGGAGACCCTGCTGCAGGGCTCGGCGGATGTGACGGGCGTCGCGGCGCTGGCGCTCGTGCAGGGCGACAAGGTGCTGGGCGGCGTGGGCAAGGAGAAGGCCGCGGCGGAGGGCTCGCTCGCGAAGCTGCCGGTGGGCTCGCGGGATGTCGTGCTGAGCACCGGGCACCTTCAGGCCCTGGGCCCGGTGATGCTGCCCGCGTTCACCAGCGGCGATGCGATGGGCGGCAAGGCGCCGCTGCTCGTGGGTGCCCGCCGTGCGCTGGAGGGGACGACCCTGGAGGTCGTCGCCGTGGCCAGCACGCAGGCGGTCCTGGGCGCGCTGGCGGCGTACCAGCAGAGCGCGGTGATGGGCCTCGCCGGCCTCCTGGGGCTGGCGCTCGTGTGGACCTTGCTGATGGGGAGCGCTCGCTCGTCGCAGCAGGACGATGCGCAGGGCTCGGGGGACACGCTCGGTTTGTCCGCCGCGATGGCCGCGCAGCCCATGTCCGTGTCCGCGGCTCCGATGGAGTCGGCCCCGGCTCCGCAGGCCGCGCCGCCGAGCGCGTTCGCGCCGCCCGCGCATGACCCGTTCTCGGCGCCTCCGCCTGCTCATGCGCCGCAGCCGTTCGCCGCGGCCGAGCCGTTCCCGTTCCCGGCGCCTCCGCCCGTGGCGGATCCGTTCGCGGCGATGCCTCCGGCGCCGAGCGCGTTCGCGCCGCCCGCGCATGATCCGTTCTCGGCGCCTCCGCCCGTGGCGGATCCGTTCGCGGCGAGGCCTCCGGCGCCGAGCGCGTTCGCGCCGCCCGCGCAGGATCCGTTCTCGGCGCCTCCGCCCGTGGCGGATCCGTTCGCGGCGAGGCCTCCGGCGCCGAGCGCGTTCGCGCCGCCCGCGCATGATCCGTTCTCGGCGCCTCCGCCCGTGGCGGATCCGTTCGGGGCCATGCCTCCGTCGCCGAGTGCGTTCGCGCCGCCCGCGCATGATCCGTTCTCGGCGCCTCCGCCCGTGGCGGATCCGTTCGCGGGTGCGGATGCGTTCCCGTTCCCCGCGCCTCCGTCGCCGACCTACGCGCAGCCGCAGTACGCGCAGCCCGCCATGCCCTTCGAGCCGGACCCCATGGCGCAGCCGCCCGCCGAGGCCATCGCCACGGCCGCGCCGCGTCGGGGCGCGTTCGCCTTCGAGGATCAGCCCACCGCGGCGTACTCGCTCCAGCAGGCGGCGGATCCGTTCGCCCTGGCCGCGGCGCAGTCCTCCGAGCCCCTGGGCAATGCGGAGACGACGCGCGTCGCCGCGATTCCCCGCGAGTTGCTCCAGGCGAGTGTTCGGCCCCAGACGTCCGAGGCCATTCCGATGCCTCCGCCTCGTGGCGCCGCGGTCCCGCTGCCGGGCCTGTCCCCGTCGGGCAGCGCGGCCGCGGTCGCGCTCTCCGAGGAGCAGCACTTCCAGGAAGTGTTCCGGGAGTTCGTCACCACCCGCGAGCGCTGCGGCGAGCCGGCGGATGGGCTCACCTACGACAAGTTCCAGCAGAAGCTCCGCAAGAACAAGGAACAGCTCGTCCAGAAGTATGCGTGCAAGACGGTGCGCTTCCAGGTCTACGTGAAGGAAGGCAAGGCGGCGCTCAAGGCGACGCCCGTCAAGGACTGA
- a CDS encoding PBP1A family penicillin-binding protein, producing MPTSPPTPAPVGPPPPARPGLGARLWRWTKRLLVLGAVGLVLALLTAVGTYLYFSRDLPSVEALRTYQLPQVTKVTCGDGTVCAEYAVERRTIVRIEDMPPHVRYAFLAAEDADFYKHEGLDFFGIARAAVKNLIPGSRKSGASTITQQVVKNMLLTPERRLSRKVREWILTPRVEEALTKDQILNLYVNQAYFGQRRYGIEEAALFYFGKHTQDLTVGEAAVLGGTVQLPHRINPVTNMTRARSRQHYVLEQMAQHGFVPRAITEAEKAKPIVLAPRKETTGGEYYAEEIRRTLIERYGEKAVMEGGLRVDIAMLPKLQSTAEQSVRDGLEALDRRQGYRGALGRMEAARFERLRALIAQRIDEAGRRQKDQGYVADLAPLAADTVNAPKDAPGSKGARTPDLDDEGSEEQRPELTPEEEEAQSPERELAGRVGLKPIEEGLRLTGYVTEVDARRNVARVDLVGRTAEVAFSTATWARQKGRAAPKDITDVFAPGEFVFVRVLKAAPAPAFVEAALDQIPVAQGGLVVINPANRNVVALVGGYDARRSAFNRATQARRQPGSSFKPFIYAAAMGSGRYTPLSKVNDAPETIRDPYTGKTWKPQNYDRQFEGPMTLRTALSKSKNSVSVRLIEAITPATAIDFARRAGIHSPMPENLTLALGTGEVTMLEAANAYATLQANGRYAEPLMLLRVRDARGTVVEEHQPAFEETLPPAVAYLTTSLMRSVVEEGSARAVRDLNRPAAGKTGTTNDAKDTWFSGYTTDWVASAWVGFDDNTPLGGAETGGRAALPIWLSFMRVAHEGLPARDFEVPPGITQVRIDPATGLLAGNSVPGRLEPFLEGTQPTAEAPPPGQVTPDNFFMEDGEKKGL from the coding sequence ATGCCCACATCCCCCCCCACCCCCGCTCCGGTGGGCCCCCCTCCCCCCGCGCGCCCCGGCCTGGGCGCGCGCCTGTGGCGGTGGACGAAGCGCCTGCTCGTGCTGGGCGCGGTGGGCCTGGTCCTCGCGCTGCTCACCGCCGTGGGCACCTACCTGTACTTCAGCCGCGACCTGCCCTCGGTGGAGGCCCTGCGCACCTACCAGCTCCCCCAGGTCACCAAGGTGACGTGCGGGGACGGCACGGTGTGCGCCGAGTACGCCGTGGAGCGCCGCACCATCGTGCGCATCGAGGACATGCCGCCCCATGTCCGCTACGCCTTCCTCGCCGCGGAGGACGCGGACTTCTACAAGCACGAGGGGCTCGACTTCTTCGGCATCGCGCGCGCGGCGGTGAAGAACCTCATCCCGGGCAGCCGCAAGTCCGGCGCCTCCACCATCACGCAGCAGGTGGTGAAGAACATGCTCCTGACGCCCGAGCGCCGCCTGTCGCGCAAGGTGCGGGAGTGGATCCTCACGCCGCGCGTGGAGGAGGCCCTCACGAAGGATCAGATCCTCAACCTCTACGTGAACCAGGCGTACTTCGGTCAGCGCCGCTACGGCATCGAGGAGGCGGCGCTCTTCTACTTCGGCAAGCACACGCAGGACCTCACGGTGGGCGAGGCCGCGGTGCTGGGCGGAACGGTGCAGCTCCCGCACCGCATCAACCCAGTGACGAACATGACCCGCGCCCGGTCGCGGCAGCACTACGTGCTGGAGCAGATGGCGCAGCACGGCTTCGTGCCCCGCGCCATCACCGAGGCGGAGAAGGCCAAGCCCATCGTGCTGGCGCCGCGCAAGGAGACGACGGGCGGCGAGTACTACGCGGAAGAGATTCGCCGCACGCTCATCGAGCGGTACGGCGAGAAGGCGGTGATGGAGGGCGGGCTGCGCGTGGACATCGCCATGCTGCCCAAGCTCCAGAGCACCGCCGAGCAGTCCGTGCGCGACGGCCTGGAGGCGCTGGACCGACGCCAGGGCTATCGGGGTGCGTTGGGGCGGATGGAGGCCGCGCGCTTCGAGCGGCTGCGCGCGCTCATCGCCCAGCGCATCGACGAAGCGGGTCGCCGGCAGAAGGACCAGGGCTATGTGGCGGATCTCGCGCCACTCGCCGCGGACACGGTCAACGCCCCCAAGGACGCCCCGGGCTCCAAGGGCGCGCGGACGCCGGACCTCGACGACGAGGGCAGCGAGGAGCAGCGCCCTGAGCTGACGCCCGAGGAAGAGGAGGCGCAGAGCCCCGAGCGCGAGCTGGCGGGTCGCGTGGGCTTGAAGCCGATTGAGGAGGGCCTGCGGCTGACGGGCTACGTCACCGAGGTGGACGCCAGGCGCAACGTGGCGCGCGTGGACCTGGTGGGCCGCACCGCCGAGGTCGCCTTCAGCACCGCGACGTGGGCAAGGCAGAAGGGCAGGGCCGCGCCCAAGGACATCACCGACGTGTTCGCCCCGGGTGAGTTCGTCTTCGTGCGCGTGCTCAAGGCCGCGCCCGCGCCGGCCTTCGTCGAGGCCGCGTTGGATCAGATTCCGGTGGCGCAGGGCGGGCTCGTGGTCATCAACCCCGCCAACCGGAACGTGGTCGCGCTGGTGGGCGGCTACGACGCGCGCCGCTCGGCCTTCAACCGCGCCACGCAGGCTCGGCGGCAGCCCGGCTCGTCCTTCAAGCCCTTCATCTACGCGGCGGCCATGGGCAGCGGGCGCTACACCCCGCTGTCGAAGGTGAACGACGCGCCGGAGACCATCCGCGATCCGTACACGGGCAAGACGTGGAAGCCGCAGAACTATGATCGCCAGTTCGAGGGACCCATGACGCTGCGCACGGCGCTCTCGAAGTCGAAGAACTCCGTGTCGGTGCGGCTCATCGAGGCCATCACCCCCGCGACGGCCATCGACTTCGCGCGGCGCGCGGGCATCCACTCGCCGATGCCGGAGAACCTCACCCTGGCGCTGGGCACGGGCGAAGTGACGATGCTGGAGGCGGCCAACGCGTACGCCACGCTCCAGGCCAACGGACGCTACGCCGAGCCGCTCATGCTGCTGCGCGTGCGCGACGCGCGCGGCACGGTGGTGGAGGAGCACCAGCCCGCCTTCGAGGAGACGCTGCCTCCGGCGGTGGCGTACCTCACCACCTCGCTCATGCGCAGCGTGGTGGAGGAGGGCTCGGCGCGCGCGGTGCGAGACCTGAACCGTCCCGCGGCGGGCAAGACGGGCACCACGAACGACGCGAAGGACACGTGGTTCTCTGGCTACACGACGGACTGGGTGGCCAGCGCGTGGGTGGGCTTCGACGACAACACCCCGCTTGGGGGCGCCGAGACGGGAGGTCGCGCCGCGCTGCCCATCTGGCTGAGCTTCATGCGCGTGGCCCATGAGGGCCTTCCCGCGCGCGACTTCGAGGTTCCCCCCGGCATCACGCAGGTGCGGATCGATCCCGCCACGGGGCTGCTCGCAGGCAACTCCGTCCCTGGCCGGTTGGAGCCCTTCCTCGAAGGCACCCAGCCCACCGCCGAGGCGCCTCCGCCCGGACAGGTGACGCCCGACAACTTCTTCATGGAGGACGGGGAGAAGAAGGGACTGTGA
- a CDS encoding peptide ABC transporter substrate-binding protein, with translation MKSRTALVCLALLAPASASLAASRPRYGGELRVAHAGPPEVAEPALADTPIEATLLGLLSRPVCRVTPDGDASPALARALSRPVPQAVRVDLATPASATALVRAWSRLTGPDSPSPYRALLYPLRAEGRQVTASGASLELALAFPWPDLERALCHPALAPPLGTTASGPFTASGKGVLAAQLAWPEGRPYLDKLALTATDERGLARMWTAKQVQVELGAPAENNTQVGAALYATYLAFSPRKLPADFRQAFESAIDRDDLTRLFVRGPAVPMPHLLPPALLAQPARVRPTAPAPTAARTVTLVYDSALEDQRAVAERIQVKLHDRGYTVALDPQPRATLRSRWARGDFELMLQAVLLPPVPGPALAVVLDTAGRKDLLGVELPALGALADASARDARARERAMALATSVPLLPLYAQGLAARVAPEVMGLTMDAQGLPLLDGAWFLPADGTGASGRP, from the coding sequence ATGAAGTCCCGCACGGCCCTCGTCTGTCTTGCCCTCCTCGCTCCCGCGTCCGCGTCGCTCGCGGCCAGCCGCCCACGCTATGGCGGCGAGCTGCGCGTGGCCCACGCAGGCCCTCCCGAGGTCGCGGAGCCCGCGCTCGCGGACACGCCCATCGAAGCAACGCTCCTGGGCCTCCTGTCGCGGCCTGTGTGTCGCGTGACGCCCGACGGTGACGCGAGCCCCGCGCTCGCGCGTGCGCTGTCCAGGCCGGTGCCGCAAGCCGTCCGCGTGGACCTGGCGACACCCGCCTCGGCCACCGCGCTCGTCCGCGCGTGGTCGCGGCTGACCGGGCCGGATTCGCCCTCACCGTACCGAGCGCTCCTGTATCCCTTGCGCGCCGAGGGCCGACAGGTGACGGCGTCTGGAGCCTCCTTGGAGCTGGCGCTCGCGTTCCCCTGGCCCGACCTGGAGCGCGCGTTGTGCCACCCCGCGCTCGCGCCGCCTCTGGGCACGACCGCCAGTGGTCCCTTCACCGCATCGGGAAAGGGCGTCCTGGCGGCGCAGCTCGCGTGGCCCGAGGGCCGGCCCTACCTGGACAAGCTGGCGCTCACCGCCACGGACGAGCGCGGCCTCGCGCGCATGTGGACCGCGAAGCAGGTGCAGGTGGAGCTGGGCGCGCCCGCCGAGAACAACACCCAGGTCGGCGCGGCCCTGTACGCCACCTACCTGGCGTTCTCGCCGCGCAAGCTGCCCGCGGACTTCCGCCAGGCGTTCGAGAGCGCCATCGACCGGGACGACCTGACGCGCCTGTTCGTGCGAGGCCCTGCCGTGCCCATGCCGCACCTGCTGCCTCCCGCGCTGCTTGCCCAACCTGCGCGGGTCCGGCCCACCGCGCCCGCGCCCACGGCGGCACGAACGGTGACGCTCGTCTACGACTCGGCGCTGGAGGATCAGCGCGCGGTGGCCGAGCGCATCCAGGTGAAGCTGCACGACCGGGGCTATACGGTGGCGCTGGATCCGCAGCCCCGCGCGACGCTCCGCTCCCGCTGGGCTCGAGGCGACTTCGAGCTGATGCTGCAGGCCGTGCTGCTGCCACCGGTGCCCGGTCCCGCGCTCGCGGTCGTCCTGGACACGGCGGGCCGCAAGGACTTGCTCGGCGTGGAGCTGCCCGCGTTGGGCGCGCTGGCGGACGCGAGTGCGCGAGACGCTCGCGCACGAGAGCGAGCGATGGCGCTGGCGACCTCGGTGCCGCTGTTGCCTCTGTATGCACAGGGACTCGCGGCGCGCGTGGCCCCAGAAGTCATGGGCCTCACGATGGACGCCCAGGGCCTGCCCTTGCTGGATGGCGCATGGTTCCTCCCAGCCGATGGCACCGGCGCATCGGGGAGGCCATGA